The following are encoded together in the Cyanobacterium aponinum PCC 10605 genome:
- a CDS encoding GNAT family N-acetyltransferase, giving the protein MNTYSKSKSIMQIRPIQYRDLGAIARLLQERLSIEFNSRQNALLEKIQKYQSCYGLLQLTKILPWTVDQDFYVYVAEKDQQIQGLIQVYPINHNRSTWKVEQVLINHNTSLSHLLIGNCSIGSQLLRYCFEKIWEARTWVLEVNVNEKNTIGLYRENGFQPMAQITYWQCDGDTLEKLAQQEPNLPNLLPVSNADAKLIYQLDCVSMPPMLRQIFDRHVDDFKTNLWQYLTGKIQELFNHTEVVSAYVFEPQRKAAIGYFEISLCKNGNHPHKAKLTVHPAYTWLYPKLLSQMATLIKIYPSQSLILSSADYQAEREEFLEQLGATRQDHNLLMSRSVWHKLKESKSLDLSLPEVLNSLKPAHTPIPTPWTKSHWQDNPHNSQNKSADHQE; this is encoded by the coding sequence ATGAATACTTACTCTAAATCTAAGTCTATTATGCAAATTCGTCCTATTCAATATCGTGATTTAGGTGCGATCGCACGCTTATTACAAGAACGTTTATCTATCGAATTTAACAGTCGTCAAAACGCTTTATTAGAGAAAATTCAAAAATATCAAAGTTGTTATGGTTTATTACAATTAACAAAAATTTTACCTTGGACTGTTGATCAAGATTTTTATGTTTATGTAGCGGAAAAAGACCAACAAATTCAAGGGTTAATTCAAGTTTATCCCATTAACCATAATCGCAGTACTTGGAAAGTTGAACAAGTTTTAATCAATCACAATACTTCTTTAAGTCACTTATTAATCGGTAATTGCAGTATTGGTTCTCAACTATTACGTTATTGTTTTGAGAAAATTTGGGAAGCTAGAACTTGGGTACTAGAGGTTAATGTAAATGAAAAAAATACCATTGGTTTATATAGGGAAAATGGTTTTCAACCGATGGCACAGATTACCTATTGGCAATGTGATGGGGATACCTTAGAAAAACTGGCACAACAAGAACCTAATTTGCCGAATTTACTACCTGTCAGTAATGCAGATGCCAAACTTATTTATCAGTTAGATTGTGTTTCCATGCCTCCGATGTTAAGACAAATTTTCGATCGCCATGTGGATGATTTTAAAACTAATTTATGGCAATATTTAACGGGCAAAATACAAGAATTATTTAATCATACAGAAGTAGTTAGCGCTTATGTCTTTGAACCTCAGAGAAAAGCTGCGATCGGTTATTTTGAAATTAGCTTATGTAAAAACGGAAATCATCCTCACAAAGCAAAACTAACAGTACATCCGGCTTATACATGGCTATATCCTAAATTGTTATCGCAAATGGCAACCTTAATTAAGATTTATCCCTCTCAATCTTTAATATTGTCCTCGGCTGACTATCAAGCAGAAAGAGAAGAATTTTTAGAACAATTAGGGGCAACCCGTCAAGATCACAATTTATTAATGTCTCGTTCTGTATGGCATAAGCTGAAAGAAAGCAAATCTCTCGATCTGAGTTTACCTGAAGTTTTAAACAGTTTAAAACCAGCTCATACCCCTATTCCCACTCCTTGGACAAAATCCCACTGGCAAGATAATCCCCATAATTCTCAGAATAAATCAGCAGACCATCAAGAATAG
- a CDS encoding NUDIX domain-containing protein — MWRNWQFISGVLKIIFRHPVMGVTLVPVLPDGRVVLVYRRDCQQWSLPGGMIDWGENVPNTARRELKEETGLDLVNISRLVGVYSSPDRDPRLHSICVLIEVEATGELSVKDTWEISEVKAFPPQEIPIGNLAHDHDRQIQDYLEGKNTIS, encoded by the coding sequence GTGTGGCGTAATTGGCAATTCATTTCTGGAGTTCTCAAAATAATTTTCCGTCATCCTGTCATGGGTGTTACCCTCGTACCGGTATTACCTGATGGTAGAGTTGTTTTGGTTTATCGTAGAGATTGTCAACAATGGAGTTTACCCGGAGGAATGATTGATTGGGGTGAAAATGTCCCCAATACTGCCCGTCGAGAGTTGAAAGAGGAAACAGGTTTAGATTTGGTCAATATTTCACGCTTAGTGGGTGTTTATTCATCTCCAGACCGAGATCCCCGTTTACATTCTATTTGTGTTCTTATTGAAGTCGAAGCAACTGGAGAATTATCAGTCAAAGATACTTGGGAAATTTCCGAAGTTAAGGCTTTTCCACCCCAAGAAATTCCCATTGGCAATTTAGCTCATGATCACGATCGCCAAATACAAGATTATTTAGAAGGTAAAAATACTATTAGTTAA
- a CDS encoding linear amide C-N hydrolase, whose product MTFLHILKSISLVIPTTLTLSALFGLSVLACTRVVYSGSDNTVITGRSMDWKEDIRSNLWVFPRGRDRNGLAGENSIEWKSKYGSVVVTGYDIGTADGMNEKGLVANLLYLAESDYGDTQGKPTLSMSLWAQYVLDNYATVAQAVEELKNEPFRVITSTLPNGSQAQLHLAISDSSGDSAIFEYIDGKLVIHHSKEYKVVTNSPIFEKQLALNQYWQSIGGLNFLPGTNRAADRFARAYFLLNSIPKQTVSNYISAVPEQKYQNQALASVLSVVRSVSVPLGITTPDQPNIASTVWRVVADQKNMTYYFDSATSPNVFWIDFSQLDFSPTASVKKLSLTDGTFYAGDATDNLVSETPFQFLPVK is encoded by the coding sequence ATGACTTTTTTACACATTCTCAAAAGTATTTCTCTTGTTATACCAACGACTTTAACTTTATCTGCACTTTTCGGCTTGAGTGTATTAGCCTGTACCCGTGTGGTTTATTCGGGTTCTGATAACACGGTTATTACAGGGCGATCAATGGATTGGAAAGAGGATATTCGTTCTAATTTATGGGTTTTTCCGAGAGGACGCGATCGCAATGGACTAGCAGGGGAAAACTCCATTGAATGGAAATCAAAGTATGGTAGTGTCGTGGTGACAGGGTATGACATTGGGACTGCTGACGGCATGAATGAAAAAGGTTTAGTGGCAAATCTTCTCTATTTAGCAGAATCAGACTATGGTGATACACAAGGCAAACCCACTCTTTCGATGAGTCTTTGGGCTCAATATGTCTTAGATAACTATGCAACTGTTGCCCAAGCAGTGGAAGAACTCAAAAACGAGCCTTTTCGAGTAATAACATCCACTTTACCTAATGGCTCTCAAGCTCAATTACACCTTGCCATTTCTGATAGTAGTGGCGATTCAGCTATCTTTGAATATATTGACGGTAAATTAGTCATTCATCACAGTAAAGAATATAAAGTTGTAACTAACTCTCCTATATTTGAAAAACAACTAGCTTTAAATCAATATTGGCAAAGTATTGGCGGTTTAAACTTTCTCCCCGGAACCAATCGGGCGGCGGATCGTTTTGCTCGTGCGTACTTCTTACTCAATTCTATTCCAAAACAAACAGTTTCTAACTATATCAGTGCTGTTCCTGAACAAAAATACCAAAACCAAGCTCTTGCTAGTGTTTTAAGTGTGGTGCGTAGTGTATCTGTTCCTTTAGGGATAACCACTCCAGATCAACCAAATATCGCTTCTACGGTGTGGCGAGTGGTGGCAGATCAGAAAAATATGACTTACTATTTCGATTCTGCTACAAGCCCTAATGTTTTTTGGATTGATTTTAGCCAGTTAGATTTCAGCCCAACAGCTTCTGTGAAAAAACTTTCTTTAACAGATGGAACTTTTTATGCGGGGGATGCAACCGATAATCTAGTTTCAGAAACACCTTTTCAATTTTTACCCGTGAAATAG
- a CDS encoding DUF1815 family protein, whose protein sequence is MFIRLAQQYREFVKDLVLNLQALAIVLEKRGYIASCYTCGTQLNSASFMVSLGDNHLIRFLVSDYGITWTEMQDDRELMKLEGAEAISQLQELADLVKYQIKASESKIPTYDHSLLVG, encoded by the coding sequence ATGTTTATTCGCTTAGCACAACAATATCGAGAATTCGTTAAAGATTTAGTACTGAATCTACAAGCCTTAGCCATCGTCTTAGAAAAAAGAGGCTACATTGCTTCCTGCTATACTTGTGGAACTCAATTAAATAGTGCCTCCTTTATGGTAAGTTTGGGAGATAATCATTTAATTCGCTTTTTAGTGTCCGATTACGGCATAACCTGGACAGAAATGCAGGATGACAGAGAATTAATGAAACTTGAAGGAGCGGAAGCTATCAGTCAATTACAAGAGTTAGCTGACTTAGTCAAATATCAGATTAAAGCCAGTGAGAGTAAAATACCAACCTATGATCATAGTCTTTTGGTGGGCTAG
- a CDS encoding NAD(P)H-quinone oxidoreductase subunit 4, producing MIADQFPWLTAMIALPLIAALLIPLIPDKEGKTLRWYALAVGLADFILMCYVFWQNYDTTNASFQLTEKYSWIPQLGLSWAVSVDGLSMPLVLLAGFVTTLSMFSAWQVDRKPRLFYFLMLLLYSAQIGVFVAQDILLLFIMWELELVPVYLLVSIWGGQKRRYAATKFLLYTALASIFILIAGLALALSGGQQITFDMVELGLREYPIALEILLYGGLLVAFGVKLAIFPLHTWLPDAHGEASSPVSMILAGVLLKMGGYGLIRLNLGLLPEAHVYFAPLLVILGVINIVYGGFASFGQTNMKRRLAYSSVSHMGFVLIGIASFSDLAISGAMLQMLSHGLIAALLFFLAGVTYDRSHTMYLDEMGNIGKAMPKVFALFTAGALASLALPGMSGFVSELAVFVGFSNSPIYDSSFRTITVLLSAVGLIVTPIYLLSMLRQLFYGNDQVQMCILGKEELSATDQDNEPAVCFGTNCILPTEAVYEDAKPREVFIALCFLVLVVAIGLYPKMATNLYDTTTVAINSQVSQTYTQIAETNSVLNPSQVAIR from the coding sequence ATGATAGCGGATCAATTTCCATGGCTTACCGCAATGATTGCCTTGCCTTTAATCGCCGCTTTGCTAATTCCTCTCATTCCTGACAAAGAAGGAAAAACCCTGAGATGGTATGCTTTAGCTGTTGGATTGGCTGATTTTATACTCATGTGTTATGTTTTCTGGCAAAATTACGATACAACTAATGCCAGTTTTCAGTTAACAGAGAAGTATTCTTGGATTCCTCAATTAGGTTTAAGTTGGGCAGTTTCCGTTGATGGTTTATCTATGCCCTTAGTTTTATTAGCCGGTTTCGTCACAACTTTATCCATGTTTTCTGCATGGCAAGTCGATCGCAAACCCCGATTATTTTATTTTTTAATGTTATTATTATATTCTGCCCAAATTGGTGTTTTTGTAGCCCAAGATATATTACTACTATTCATCATGTGGGAATTGGAATTAGTACCTGTATATTTATTAGTTTCTATCTGGGGTGGTCAAAAAAGACGTTATGCGGCTACTAAGTTTTTACTCTACACTGCCTTAGCTTCTATCTTCATTCTCATAGCTGGATTAGCCTTAGCTTTATCTGGTGGGCAACAAATTACTTTTGATATGGTGGAATTGGGATTAAGGGAATATCCTATCGCCCTAGAAATTTTACTTTATGGTGGCTTGTTGGTTGCCTTTGGAGTTAAATTGGCTATTTTTCCCCTTCATACATGGCTACCAGATGCCCACGGTGAAGCCTCCTCTCCTGTATCGATGATTTTAGCGGGAGTTTTGTTAAAAATGGGCGGTTATGGCTTAATACGTCTCAATTTAGGGCTTTTACCCGAAGCTCATGTTTATTTTGCTCCTTTATTAGTAATTTTGGGGGTAATCAACATTGTTTACGGCGGTTTCGCTTCCTTTGGACAAACTAACATGAAACGCCGTCTAGCTTACTCCTCTGTTTCTCACATGGGATTTGTTTTAATTGGTATTGCTTCTTTCTCTGATTTAGCCATCAGTGGAGCAATGTTACAAATGCTTTCCCACGGTTTAATTGCCGCCTTATTATTCTTCCTTGCTGGTGTAACCTATGATCGCTCCCATACTATGTATTTAGATGAAATGGGTAATATCGGTAAAGCAATGCCTAAAGTATTTGCCTTATTTACTGCTGGTGCATTAGCTTCTTTAGCCTTACCCGGTATGAGTGGATTTGTGAGCGAATTAGCTGTATTTGTTGGGTTTAGTAATAGTCCTATCTACGACTCTAGTTTCCGCACCATTACCGTGCTTTTAAGTGCTGTAGGTTTAATTGTTACTCCTATTTATCTCTTATCTATGCTCAGACAATTATTCTATGGCAATGATCAAGTGCAAATGTGTATTCTTGGTAAAGAGGAACTATCTGCCACTGATCAAGACAATGAACCTGCGGTGTGTTTTGGTACTAACTGTATTTTACCCACTGAGGCAGTTTACGAAGATGCTAAACCCAGAGAGGTATTTATTGCCCTTTGCTTCCTTGTGTTAGTAGTTGCGATCGGACTTTATCCTAAAATGGCAACTAACCTTTATGATACAACCACTGTAGCTATTAATAGTCAGGTGTCTCAAACTTATACGCAAATTGCTGAAACAAATTCTGTTCTCAATCCGTCACAGGTGGCAATAAGGTAG